A genomic stretch from Lepisosteus oculatus isolate fLepOcu1 chromosome 7, fLepOcu1.hap2, whole genome shotgun sequence includes:
- the wnt16 gene encoding protein Wnt-16 yields MEKSAKFGIHRLCIFLILFFSFFPFHSQGSWMWLGITSLSIPEKMGCGNLPLTNKQKDLCKRKPYLLPSIKEGARMGISECQTQFKYERWNCSTTSEFSVFGYELTSGTKETAFIYAVMAAGLVHTVTRSCSAGNMTECSCDTTLQGGGSPREGWHWGGCSDDIQYGMWFSRRFLDSATGNASALLAMNQHNSEAGRQAVAKMMSTDCRCHGVSGSCAVKTCWKTMSTFEKVGSFLKDRYENSIQVLDRSRKKVRRKEKDQRRVPVSKEELIYVNKSPNYCLEDRKAGIAGTRGRKCNRTSAGPDGCNLLCCGRGYNTHVVRHVERCECKFVWCCYVRCRRCESMTDMHTCK; encoded by the exons ATGGAGAAAAGCGCTAAGTTTGGAATACATCGACTTTGCATTTTCTTgattctatttttttcatttttcccttTCCATTCCCAGGGAAGCTGGAT GTGGCTGGGAATTACATCTTTAAGTATACCCGAGAAGATGGGATGCGGAAATCTACCTCTTACAAACAAACAGAAAGATCTATGTAAAAGAAAGCCGTACCTTCTACCTAGCATCAAAGAGGGAGCGCGGATGGGCATATCTGAGTGTCAAACTCAGTTCAAATATGAAAGATGGAATTGCTCCACTACCTCAGAATTTTCCGTGTTCGGATATGAGCTAACCAGCG GGACGAAGGAGACCGCCTTCATCTATGCAGTTATGGCAGCTGGCCTGGTGCACACCGTGACGCGCTCCTGCAGTGCGGGGAACATGACCGAGTGCTCCTGCGACACCACCCTGCAAGGAGGGGGCTCCCCCAGGGAGGGCTGGCACTGGGGGGGGTGTTCGGATGACATCCAGTACGGCATGTGGTTCAGCCGAAGGTTCCTCGACAGCGCCACGGGGAACGCCTCTGCCCTGCTCGCCATGAACCAGCACAACAGTGAGGCTGGCCGACAG GCCGTGGCGAAGATGATGTCCACAGACTGTCGCTGTCACGGGGTGTCGGGCTCTTGTGCCGTCAAGACCTGCTGGAAGACCATGTCCACTTTCGAGAAGGTCGGCAGCTTCCTGAAGGACAGATACGAGAACAGCATTCAGGTGCTGGACAGGTCAAGAAAGAAGGTGCGCCGGAAAGAGAAAGACCAGAGGAGGGTACCGGTCAGCAAGGAAGAGCTGATCTACGTGAACAAGTCCCCCAACTACTGTTTGGAGGACAGGAAAGCAGGGATAGCCGGCACACGTGGCCGGAAGTGTAACCGCACCTCAGCAGGGCCTGATGGGTGCAATTTGCTTTGCTGCGGCCGAGGCTATAACACACACGTCGTGCGGCACGTGGAGCGCTGCGAGTGCAAGTTTGTGTGGTGCTGCTATGTGCGCTGCAGGCGCTGTGAAAGCATGACTGACATGCACACCTGCAAATAG